One Gemmatimonadota bacterium genomic window, GACGGAATCCCCCAACCGAGAGAGTGCGTGGCAGACGTAATCGTGGCGCTGGACTACCCGTCGGCGGAGGAGGCGCTCGCGATGGTCGAGCAGCTGGGTCAACCGGCGACGTTCTACAAGGTCGGACTCGAGCTGTACACTCGTGGTGGCCCCAGCGTCGTCGAGTCGCTGGCCGCCCTGGGCAAGCGGGTCTTCCTCGACCTCAAGCTGCACGATATCCCCAATACGGTCGCAGGCGCCGTGCGCTCCGCTTCGGAGTTGGGCGTGGACCTCTTGACGGTGCACACCGCAGGGGGCCCCGCGATGCTCGAAGCGGCGGCAGAGGCGTCCGGTCCCGACATGCGGATCCTCGGCGTAACGCTGCTGACCTCTCTCACGTCGACCGATCTGGAAGTCGTTTGGGGAAGGGAGATCCGATCGATTCGGGAGGAGGTCG contains:
- the pyrF gene encoding orotidine-5'-phosphate decarboxylase, which translates into the protein MPQPRECVADVIVALDYPSAEEALAMVEQLGQPATFYKVGLELYTRGGPSVVESLAALGKRVFLDLKLHDIPNTVAGAVRSASELGVDLLTVHTAGGPAMLEAAAEASGPDMRILGVTLLTSLTSTDLEVVWGREIRSIREEVGRLTDLAVACELDGVVASALEVSWIRNRVEQDFLVVTPGIRPTGADRGDQRRVATPADAVSAGSDYLVVGRPVTQADDPVAALAALLAELGSDDS